Proteins encoded by one window of Marispirochaeta aestuarii:
- the hydE gene encoding [FeFe] hydrogenase H-cluster radical SAM maturase HydE, with protein sequence MSDISRWEELFLQGRLDELSAAAMDLTRTHFGDSVFLRGLLEYSNHCSSNCLYCGIRRDNSRVERYRLDDRMIYAAVDSGFSRGLRTFVLQGGEDPEFGTDRMCRIVREIKKRTGGMAAVTLSCGILSREDYAALKSAGADRYLLRFETSDPELHRNLRDGVSLERRLKALDDLRNLGFQTGSGFMVGLPGEDDELVLRNIRLARELELDMIGIGPFIPHPQTPLAESPQVPLEKTLLATAMLRITCPKAHIPATTAAGSLEPDGRERMLRCGANVLMPNISPVEVKPHYMLYPGKICLDEDGLHCIGCLAGRVALVGRKLDFDRADGRVIHERAGAKESASV encoded by the coding sequence ATGTCTGATATCTCCCGCTGGGAGGAACTGTTCCTGCAGGGCAGGCTCGATGAGCTCAGTGCGGCAGCTATGGACTTGACCCGGACGCACTTCGGCGATTCAGTATTTCTGCGGGGACTCCTGGAATACAGCAACCACTGCAGCAGCAACTGCCTCTACTGCGGAATCCGCAGGGACAATTCCCGGGTTGAACGCTACCGTCTGGATGACCGGATGATCTACGCCGCCGTCGATTCAGGATTTTCGCGCGGACTGCGCACCTTCGTACTTCAGGGCGGGGAGGACCCCGAGTTCGGTACCGATCGGATGTGTCGCATTGTCCGGGAAATAAAAAAGCGGACCGGCGGGATGGCGGCTGTAACCCTGAGCTGCGGCATCCTCTCCCGGGAGGACTATGCGGCCCTCAAATCCGCCGGGGCGGACAGGTACCTGCTGCGCTTCGAAACCTCGGATCCGGAACTGCATCGTAACTTAAGGGATGGCGTCAGTCTGGAGCGGAGGCTGAAGGCTCTTGATGACCTTCGCAACCTCGGGTTTCAGACGGGTTCCGGCTTTATGGTGGGACTCCCCGGAGAAGACGACGAGCTTGTCCTGCGGAATATCCGCCTTGCCCGGGAACTCGAGCTGGACATGATCGGTATCGGGCCCTTCATCCCTCACCCCCAGACACCCCTGGCCGAGTCTCCCCAGGTTCCCCTGGAGAAGACCCTCCTTGCCACGGCGATGCTGCGCATAACCTGCCCCAAAGCCCACATTCCGGCCACCACCGCAGCCGGAAGCCTGGAACCCGACGGCAGGGAAAGAATGCTCCGCTGCGGCGCCAACGTGCTCATGCCGAACATCAGCCCCGTGGAGGTAAAGCCCCATTATATGCTCTATCCGGGGAAGATCTGTCTGGATGAGGACGGCCTGCACTGCATCGGCTGTCTGGCAGGACGAGTGGCCTTGGTGGGACGGAAGCTGGATTTTGACCGGGCGGACGGACGTGTTATCCATGAGCGTGCCGGAGCAAAGGAATCTGCATCCGTATGA